From one Rosa rugosa chromosome 4, drRosRugo1.1, whole genome shotgun sequence genomic stretch:
- the LOC133742875 gene encoding exocyst complex component EXO70B1, protein MTTTTTSIAAAAGGGGGEDRVLAAAQHIVKSLGNTPKEVREDMLLIFSSFDNRLSNLTSMISDESKADDDRFDAAEKVIFRWETNHDAMRSGVPWEESPNESAEYLLAVDEILSLMEGLSVGSDHEISDRAENAIQIAMSRLEDEFRHILIRNTVPLDSERLYGSIRRVSLSFASHDGDFAEEFESFGEMDRDAGRFHERGGSLGDDVCVDLIHPDAVVELKEIAYRMIRSGYEKECVQVYSSVRRDALDECLVILGVEKLSIEEVQKIEWKLLDEKMKKWIHAVKIGVRVLLFGERRLSDQIFEGTDETREICFNETTKGCIMQLLNFGEAVAIGKRSPEKLFRILDMYDVLADVYPDLEQMVSDEFVLAEAKGVLDGLGDAARGTFAEFENAVQGEASKKPMLSGEIHPISRYVMNYVRLLVDYSETLNLLLDTGDDELQGLPNDDLGIESMSPIGRRLLLLINNLESNLGEKSKVYEDGALQCVFMMNNIQYIVQKVKDSELRKLLGDNWVRKRRGQVRQYATGYLRAAWSKALSCLKDEGIGGSTSNASKMALKERFKNFNANFEDLYRTQTAWKVPDAQLREELRISISEKVIPAYRSFMGRFGNQLESGRHAGKYIKYTADDLESYVLDLFEGTPCVLHHLRRKST, encoded by the coding sequence atgacgacgacgacgacgagcaTAGCGGCCGCCGCGGGCGGGGGTGGAGGCGAGGATCGGGTGCTGGCGGCGGCGCAGCATATCGTGAAGAGCCTGGGGAACACTCCGAAGGAGGTGAGGGAGGATATGCTGTTGATCTTCTCCAGCTTTGATAACCGGCTCTCGAATTTGACGAGTATGATCAGCGACGAATCGAAGGCGGACGACGACCGATTCGACGCCGCGGAGAAGGTGATTTTCCGGTGGGAGACGAATCACGACGCGATGAGGAGCGGCGTGCCTTGGGAGGAGTCGCCGAACGAGTCGGCGGAGTATTTGTTGGCCGTGGACGAGATCCTCAGCCTCATGGAGGGGTTGTCGGTCGGGTCGGATCATGAGATTTCGGACCGGGCCGAGAACGCGATCCAAATCGCGATGTCGAGGCTGGAGGACGAGTTCCGCCACATTCTGATCCGGAACACCGTCCCGCTCGACTCCGAGCGCCTCTACGGCTCGATCCGGCGGGTCTCGCTGTCGTTCGCGTCGCACGACGGTGATTTCGCCGAGGAGTTCGAGAGCTTCGGCGAGATGGACCGCGACGCCGGCAGGTTCCACGAGCGCGGCGGCAGCTTAGGCGATGACGTGTGCGTTGATTTGATACATCCGGATGCCGTCGTCGAATTGAAGGAGATCGCTTACCGTATGATTCGCTCCGGCTATGAGAAGGAGTGTGTTCAGGTGTACAGTAGTGTCCGGCGAGACGCTTTGGATGAGTGTCTGGTGATTCTCGGAGTTGAGAAGCTGAGCATTGAGGAGGTTCAGAAAATCGAGTGGAAATTGCTGGACGAGAAAATGAAGAAGTGGATACACGCTGTGAAAATCGGGGTTAGGGTTTTATTGTTCGGGGAGAGGAGACTCTCCGATCAGATTTTCGAGGGAACGGATGAGACTAGGGAGATATGTTTCAATGAGACCACCAAGGGGTGCATTATGCAGCTGTTGAATTTCGGAGAGGCTGTTGCCATTGGGAAAaggtcgccggagaagctgttTCGGATTCTGGACATGTATGATGTGCTGGCAGATGTGTATCCGGACTTGGAGCAGATGGTGAGTGATGAATTTGTGCTTGCTGAGGCAAAGGGAGTGTTGGATGGACTCGGTGATGCGGCTAGAGGGACCTTTGCTGAGTTTGAGAATGCCGTTCAGGGTGAGGCCAGTAAGAAACCAATGCTGAGTGGAGAGATTCATCCCATTTCGCGGTATGTCATGAACTATGTGAGATTGCTGGTTGATTATAGTGAAACTCTGAATTTGCTTTTAGATACCGGAGATGATGAGTTACAGGGTTTGCCAAATGATGATTTGGGAATAGAAAGTATGTCTCCGATAGGACGTAGGCTTTTGCTGTTGATAAATAATTTGGAGTCCAATCTTGGGGAGAAATCTAAGGTTTATGAGGATGGAGCACTCCAATGTGTGTTTATGATGAATAACATTCAATACATAGTGCAGAAAGTGAAAGATTCTGAGCTTAGAAAGCTCTTGGGAGACAATTGGGTTCGCAAACGCCGTGGCCAGGTGCGCCAGTATGCTACTGGTTATCTTAGAGCTGCTTGGAGCAAGGCCCTGTCATGTTTGAAAGATGAAGGAATTGGCGGCAGCACAAGCAATGCTTCAAAGATGGCTTTGAAGGAGAGGTTTAAGAATTTCAATGCCAACTTTGAAGACCTGTATAGAACCCAGACAGCTTGGAAGGTCCCCGATGCCCAGCTTCGCGAAGAGCTTCGGATATCTATATCAGAGAAGGTGATTCCTGCTTACCGGTCCTTTATGGGGAGGTTCGGGAATCAGCTAGAGAGTGGAAGGCATGCCGGGAAATATATAAAGTACACCGCAGATGATTTGGAGAGCTATGTGTTGGATTTGTTCGAAGGGACACCTTGTGTTCTGCACCATCTTAGAAGAAAAAGTACATAG